In a single window of the Acidimicrobiales bacterium genome:
- a CDS encoding deoxyguanosinetriphosphate triphosphohydrolase: protein MGQVTERARQWAATMEGHPLRLDRPDGTRQVRRAHAGEAVPLVGTGAIGREEREAYEAAALAPGATRSLGAGNRARPEEPDPLRTCFERDRDRILHSTAFRRLAGKTQVFVFPDDHQRTRLTHALEVTQVAGAIARACRLNVALTEAIALG, encoded by the coding sequence ATGGGACAAGTCACCGAGCGGGCCCGCCAGTGGGCCGCCACCATGGAGGGCCACCCCCTGCGCCTCGACCGCCCCGACGGGACCAGGCAGGTCCGGCGGGCCCACGCCGGGGAGGCGGTGCCCCTGGTCGGCACCGGGGCCATCGGCCGGGAGGAGCGGGAGGCCTACGAGGCCGCCGCCCTGGCGCCCGGGGCCACCCGGTCCCTCGGCGCCGGGAACCGGGCCCGCCCCGAGGAGCCCGACCCTCTGCGCACCTGCTTCGAGCGGGACCGGGACCGGATCCTGCACTCCACCGCCTTCCGCCGGCTGGCGGGCAAGACCCAGGTCTTCGTCTTCCCGGACGACCACCAGCGCACCCGGCTCACCCACGCCCTGGAGGTCACGCAGGTGGCGGGCGCCATCGCCCGCGCCTGCCGGCTCAACGTGGCCCTCACCGAGGCGATCGCCCTGGGAC